The Leifsonia williamsii genome includes a region encoding these proteins:
- a CDS encoding DUF2142 domain-containing protein: MKGDIASTDGSTAARPRFPWRLFAGVFAALFVLLGAWSVATPIYAVPDEPSHTVRATAAAHGQLVGDGKYFQAPGYLYIPGAGSCYWGKLDQTPACVGESPYGGELRRTLSTAGTNSPVYYVWTGLPSLVLTGEPAILAMRLFSAALVATLLAATAVLLRAYRARWALVIPLAAVTPELAFLGGAINPNAVEAAAAGALFAALLVLARRRPSGWLLGFGSVTAVVAAAFVTGGRSLGMLWVLVAAVGVIVLLRRADWHALVRRTSTWVVLGLLAVVCAGQLFWFTRPGNGVQAQLQPTPGSRLTVAQNMLENTFVYLRQLTGQFGTMDVPAPEGVQTFWTALFLALVILPLVLGRGRERWVTAGFTAVWVLVPVVVQVALWRQVGDVWQGRYMLAVLLLTAIAGGLALDARPRSEVAGSGTAAASPGVIAVLRTLLVLLAVGHLAAFVYTLRRYAVTNSSWVDFLLHPQWQPPAGTVALTAIVALMLVCAVVAVWRSLPALFAPSPDQGDTHGGAAVGSAFASGSHKKS; encoded by the coding sequence ATGAAGGGGGACATCGCGTCGACGGATGGCAGTACGGCCGCGCGCCCGAGGTTCCCGTGGCGGCTGTTCGCGGGCGTCTTCGCCGCGCTCTTCGTGCTGCTCGGCGCCTGGTCGGTGGCGACGCCGATCTACGCGGTCCCCGACGAGCCGTCGCACACGGTCCGCGCGACCGCCGCCGCCCACGGGCAGCTCGTCGGCGACGGCAAGTACTTCCAGGCGCCCGGCTACCTCTACATCCCGGGGGCCGGCTCCTGCTACTGGGGCAAGCTCGACCAGACGCCGGCGTGCGTCGGGGAGTCGCCGTACGGCGGCGAGCTGCGCCGCACCCTCAGCACGGCCGGCACCAACAGCCCCGTCTACTACGTCTGGACCGGCCTGCCGTCGCTCGTGCTGACCGGCGAGCCCGCCATCCTGGCCATGCGGCTCTTCTCGGCCGCTCTGGTGGCCACCCTGCTCGCCGCCACCGCCGTGCTGCTGCGGGCCTACCGGGCACGCTGGGCCCTCGTCATCCCGCTCGCCGCCGTCACCCCCGAGCTCGCGTTCCTGGGCGGCGCGATCAATCCGAATGCGGTGGAGGCAGCGGCGGCCGGCGCGCTCTTCGCCGCACTCCTCGTGCTGGCCAGGAGGCGGCCCTCCGGCTGGCTGCTCGGCTTCGGCTCGGTCACCGCGGTGGTCGCTGCAGCCTTCGTCACCGGCGGGCGCAGCCTCGGGATGCTGTGGGTGCTGGTCGCGGCGGTCGGGGTGATCGTGCTGCTGCGTCGCGCGGACTGGCACGCGCTGGTGCGCCGCACCTCCACCTGGGTGGTGCTCGGACTGCTTGCGGTCGTGTGCGCGGGCCAGCTGTTCTGGTTCACGCGACCCGGCAACGGCGTGCAGGCGCAGCTCCAGCCGACGCCGGGGAGCCGGCTGACCGTCGCGCAGAACATGCTCGAGAACACGTTCGTGTACCTCCGGCAGCTGACCGGGCAGTTCGGCACGATGGACGTGCCGGCGCCCGAGGGCGTGCAGACCTTCTGGACCGCGCTGTTCCTCGCCCTGGTCATCCTCCCGCTCGTGCTCGGCCGCGGCCGAGAGCGGTGGGTGACAGCCGGCTTCACGGCGGTCTGGGTGCTCGTGCCGGTCGTCGTGCAGGTCGCCCTGTGGCGGCAGGTCGGCGACGTGTGGCAGGGCCGGTACATGCTCGCCGTGCTGCTGCTCACCGCCATCGCGGGCGGGCTGGCGCTCGACGCGCGGCCGCGCAGCGAGGTCGCCGGCTCCGGGACCGCAGCGGCTTCTCCCGGCGTGATCGCCGTGCTGCGCACACTGCTCGTGCTGCTGGCGGTCGGCCACCTGGCAGCGTTCGTGTACACCCTGCGCCGCTACGCCGTCACCAACAGCTCGTGGGTCGACTTCCTGCTGCACCCGCAGTGGCAGCCGCCGGCCGGGACCGTCGCACTGACCGCGATCGTCGCCCTCATGCTGGTGTGCGCGGTCGTCGCCGTGTGGAGGTCACTGCCGGCGCTGTTCGCTCCGTCGCCCGATCAGGGCGACACCCACGGCGGCGCCGCGGTCGGCAGCGCGTTCGCCTCCGGGTCGCACAAGAAGTCGTAG
- a CDS encoding glycosyltransferase, producing the protein MPTTRPGVVSVVLVNFRGTDDTLTAIDHLGRLDWPADRLEIVVVENASGDDSAERLRREAPHVVLVESKENLGFAGGCNLGVRNASGEYIAFLNNDAKPDAAWVSAAVARFESSDRVGAVASRVLDWDGEKVDYIGSAMTWFGQGYKPLTAQPVPTTPDVPKDVLFGTGSAMFVRRSVYEQLGGFDERYFMFFEDVDLGWRLNLLGHRYVYEPASLAYHKHHASMSSFGSFKESYLLERNALFTQYKNLGDEALAVALPATLALTVRRGVAKGGLDSTEYDLRKGASNDPTAEISKETVAAVYAIDQFVENLPGLVEERERIQSTRVVTDARIWSLFGETDAPSYTDEHYLEGYDKLATAFPVTESPAVTRVLIVTGDPIGAKMAGPAIRAWSMAEALAEHNLVTLVSLAGVEPVSAPFDVVHVRPGDDRAMRPYEREADVIVFQGLAMALFDSLRKTDKIIVADVYDPMHLEQLEQGRELGRQQWDKQVGDATDVLNEQLERGDFFLCASERQRHFYLGQLAGLGRINPANYADDPDLEGLIDVVPFGLSETPPAHERAVLKGVLPGISETDKLLLWSGGLYNWFDPKSLIEAVARLSETHDDVRLFFQGTKHPHPGVPEMGIVAESRQLASDLGVLDRSVFFNSSWVDYADRQNYLTEADAGVSTHFSHVETTFSFRTRILDYLWAGLPMVVTEGDHFAQLVEEEKLGVVVPSGDVAALAAALEKVLYDEKFIAAAKRNVARVRQRYFWSVVLRPLVDFVADPRHAADLVARGVVGTGQPVKRASTRRKKHGLRHDVGLFFHYMRNGGPAVVVKKVRSRLGRR; encoded by the coding sequence ATGCCCACCACGCGCCCCGGAGTCGTCTCTGTCGTCCTCGTGAACTTCCGCGGGACCGACGACACGCTGACCGCCATCGACCACCTCGGCCGCCTCGACTGGCCCGCCGACCGGCTGGAGATCGTCGTCGTCGAGAACGCCTCCGGCGACGACAGCGCGGAGCGCCTGCGCCGGGAGGCCCCGCACGTCGTCCTCGTCGAGTCCAAGGAGAACCTGGGCTTCGCCGGCGGCTGCAACCTGGGCGTGCGCAACGCGTCCGGCGAGTACATCGCGTTCCTCAACAACGACGCGAAGCCCGACGCGGCCTGGGTGTCGGCCGCCGTCGCCCGGTTCGAGTCGAGCGACCGCGTCGGCGCCGTCGCCAGCCGCGTCCTCGACTGGGACGGTGAGAAGGTCGACTACATCGGCTCGGCGATGACCTGGTTCGGCCAGGGCTACAAGCCGCTGACCGCGCAGCCCGTCCCGACCACGCCCGACGTGCCGAAGGACGTGCTCTTCGGCACCGGCTCCGCCATGTTCGTGCGCCGGTCGGTCTACGAGCAGCTCGGCGGCTTCGACGAGCGCTACTTCATGTTCTTCGAGGACGTGGACCTCGGCTGGCGGCTCAACCTGCTCGGCCACCGCTACGTGTACGAGCCCGCGTCGCTGGCGTACCACAAGCACCACGCCTCCATGTCGTCCTTCGGCTCGTTCAAGGAGAGCTACCTCCTCGAGCGCAACGCCCTCTTCACCCAGTACAAGAACCTCGGTGACGAGGCGCTCGCCGTCGCGCTGCCCGCCACGCTCGCCCTCACGGTGCGCCGCGGCGTCGCGAAGGGCGGCCTCGACTCCACCGAGTACGACCTCCGCAAGGGTGCCTCCAACGACCCCACCGCCGAGATCTCGAAGGAGACGGTCGCCGCCGTCTACGCGATCGACCAGTTCGTCGAGAACCTGCCCGGCCTGGTGGAGGAGCGCGAGCGCATCCAGTCCACCCGCGTCGTCACCGACGCCCGCATCTGGTCGCTGTTCGGCGAGACCGACGCCCCGTCGTACACGGACGAGCACTACCTCGAGGGCTACGACAAGCTCGCCACCGCCTTCCCGGTCACCGAGAGCCCGGCCGTGACCCGCGTGCTGATCGTCACCGGAGACCCGATCGGCGCCAAGATGGCCGGCCCCGCGATCCGCGCGTGGAGCATGGCGGAGGCGCTGGCCGAGCACAACCTCGTCACGCTCGTCTCGCTCGCGGGTGTCGAGCCGGTCTCCGCACCGTTCGACGTCGTGCACGTGCGCCCGGGCGACGACCGCGCGATGCGCCCGTACGAGCGCGAGGCCGACGTGATCGTGTTCCAGGGGCTGGCGATGGCGCTGTTCGACAGCCTCCGCAAGACGGACAAGATCATCGTCGCCGACGTCTACGACCCGATGCACCTGGAGCAGCTGGAGCAGGGCCGCGAGCTCGGGCGCCAGCAGTGGGACAAGCAGGTGGGCGACGCCACCGACGTGCTCAACGAGCAGCTGGAGCGCGGCGACTTCTTCCTCTGCGCCTCCGAGCGGCAGCGCCACTTCTACCTCGGGCAGCTCGCCGGCCTCGGCCGGATCAACCCCGCCAACTATGCGGACGACCCCGACCTCGAGGGCCTCATCGACGTCGTGCCGTTCGGCCTCTCCGAGACGCCGCCCGCCCACGAGCGCGCGGTGCTCAAGGGCGTGCTGCCCGGCATCTCCGAGACCGACAAGCTGCTGCTCTGGAGCGGCGGCCTCTACAACTGGTTCGACCCGAAGTCGCTGATCGAGGCCGTCGCGCGGCTCTCGGAGACGCACGACGACGTCCGGCTGTTCTTCCAGGGCACCAAGCACCCGCACCCCGGCGTGCCCGAGATGGGGATCGTCGCGGAGTCGCGGCAGCTCGCGAGCGACCTCGGCGTGCTCGACCGCTCGGTGTTCTTCAACAGCTCGTGGGTCGACTACGCCGACCGGCAGAACTACCTGACCGAGGCCGACGCGGGCGTCTCGACGCACTTCTCGCACGTGGAGACGACGTTCTCGTTCCGCACCCGCATCCTCGACTACCTCTGGGCCGGGCTGCCGATGGTCGTCACCGAGGGCGACCACTTCGCCCAGCTCGTGGAGGAGGAGAAGCTCGGCGTCGTCGTGCCGTCGGGCGACGTCGCGGCCCTCGCCGCCGCGCTCGAGAAGGTGCTCTACGACGAGAAGTTCATCGCGGCGGCCAAGCGCAACGTCGCCCGGGTGCGGCAGCGCTACTTCTGGAGCGTCGTGCTACGACCGCTCGTCGACTTCGTCGCCGACCCGCGGCACGCCGCCGACCTGGTCGCACGTGGCGTCGTGGGCACCGGCCAGCCGGTCAAGCGCGCGTCGACGCGGCGCAAGAAGCACGGCCTCCGGCACGACGTCGGGCTGTTCTTCCACTACATGCGCAACGGCGGCCCTGCTGTCGTCGTCAAGAAGGTGCGGAGCAGGCTGGGGCGGCGGTGA
- a CDS encoding glycosyltransferase family 2 protein produces the protein MTTLSVALCTYNGARFVRRQVASILAQTRPADQLVVSDDGSTDATLAIVEEEVRAHRATGAPTPELVVLRNAQPLGVTGNFEQALQACSGDLIALSDQDDEWEADKLERMAAFFASRPGLALLHTDALLIDDAGMPVGGTLFGVLEVSDAERAAVHSGRAFEAFVRRNLVTGATAMIDRGLLELALPFPREWVHDEWLAVQAAARERLDLSERPLTRYRRHDENQIGAGDPTLGHKISRVLGRRGDRNRQLAVRSRLLADRLAQGEGVSTEYRALAERKAEFEETRAAFPENRLRRAVPVLRLALAGGYPRFASRGWLDVLRDLLQPV, from the coding sequence GTGACCACCCTCTCGGTCGCCCTCTGCACCTACAACGGCGCGCGGTTCGTCCGGCGGCAGGTCGCGAGCATCCTCGCGCAGACGCGGCCGGCGGACCAGCTCGTCGTCTCGGACGACGGCTCGACCGACGCGACGCTGGCGATCGTGGAGGAGGAGGTGCGGGCGCACCGGGCGACCGGCGCCCCCACCCCTGAGCTGGTCGTGCTGCGCAACGCCCAGCCGCTCGGCGTGACCGGCAACTTCGAGCAGGCGCTGCAGGCGTGCTCGGGTGACCTGATCGCGCTGAGCGACCAGGACGACGAGTGGGAGGCCGACAAGCTCGAGCGCATGGCCGCCTTCTTCGCCTCCCGGCCCGGGCTCGCCCTGCTGCACACCGACGCGCTGCTCATCGACGACGCGGGGATGCCGGTCGGCGGGACACTGTTCGGCGTGCTCGAGGTCAGCGACGCGGAGCGGGCTGCGGTGCACTCCGGCCGCGCGTTCGAGGCGTTCGTCCGGCGCAACCTCGTCACGGGCGCGACCGCGATGATCGACCGGGGGCTGCTGGAGCTCGCCCTCCCGTTCCCGCGCGAGTGGGTGCACGACGAGTGGCTGGCCGTGCAGGCCGCCGCGCGCGAGCGGCTCGACCTCAGCGAGCGGCCGCTGACCCGCTACCGCCGCCACGACGAGAACCAGATCGGCGCGGGCGACCCGACGCTCGGGCACAAGATCTCGCGCGTGCTGGGGCGCCGCGGCGACCGCAACCGGCAGCTCGCCGTGCGGTCGCGGCTGCTGGCCGACCGGCTGGCGCAGGGGGAGGGCGTCTCGACCGAGTACCGCGCGCTCGCCGAGCGCAAGGCGGAGTTCGAGGAGACGCGGGCTGCGTTCCCCGAGAACCGGCTGCGCCGCGCGGTCCCGGTGTTGCGGCTGGCACTCGCCGGCGGGTATCCGCGGTTCGCTAGCCGGGGATGGCTCGACGTGCTGCGCGATCTGCTGCAGCCGGTCTGA
- a CDS encoding DUF2142 domain-containing protein codes for MLALLSALWAWATPPSASPDEPAHIVRAASVVRGELFGEPSKDGHIVAVPRYVGDAHRLTCSAFHPELSAACPLPAAGSPDDTVLAPTTAGLYNPLYYALVGWPTLIAHDASGIVGMRLVSALLSSLFAALAFAVVWTMRSRRVPLLAFAVAVTPMLLFLSGSVNPNAVEATATLAVFCGMLAIVLSPDPARLRGRAAIVAVAAVLAVNARGLSPLWVLVALAVPLLLADRSTLRALFRRPAVLLTAGLIGAGTLAAVAWTLATNSLANAIAHPEEAQAFPLVGAPPLTGFSNVLFDTVEYAHGLIGLFGWLDTPAPGIVLYGWGLAVGAIAVGALLVLRGRRLAAAIALIAAFVLLPPLVQAAYIHGGGMIWQGRYALPLFLCLVIGVAALLADQPFADGAAWRRLRVLVLIGAAGGQLWAFAAALRRYAVGSAGSLHTFLFGDAAWAPVGGVLPVLLATTAVIVVAALLLLRATDREADALVIDPAVAPAVRPAAADRAARRAIPG; via the coding sequence GTGCTCGCGCTCCTCTCGGCGCTCTGGGCGTGGGCCACGCCGCCCTCGGCCTCGCCCGACGAGCCCGCGCACATCGTGCGCGCCGCGAGCGTCGTCCGCGGCGAGCTGTTCGGCGAGCCGTCGAAGGACGGCCACATCGTCGCCGTACCGCGCTACGTCGGTGACGCCCACCGCCTCACCTGCTCGGCCTTCCACCCCGAGCTCTCGGCCGCGTGCCCCCTCCCCGCCGCCGGCTCCCCGGACGACACGGTGCTCGCGCCGACCACGGCCGGGCTGTACAACCCGCTGTACTACGCGCTCGTCGGCTGGCCCACGCTGATCGCGCACGACGCGTCCGGCATCGTGGGGATGCGACTCGTCAGCGCGCTCCTCTCCTCGCTGTTCGCGGCACTCGCCTTCGCCGTGGTGTGGACCATGCGCTCACGCCGCGTGCCGCTGCTCGCGTTCGCCGTGGCGGTGACGCCGATGCTGCTGTTCCTCTCGGGCTCCGTGAACCCGAACGCCGTGGAGGCGACCGCCACCCTCGCGGTGTTCTGCGGCATGCTCGCGATCGTCCTCTCCCCCGATCCCGCCCGGCTCCGCGGTCGCGCGGCCATCGTGGCTGTCGCCGCTGTGCTGGCGGTCAACGCGCGCGGCCTCTCCCCCCTGTGGGTGCTCGTCGCGCTGGCGGTGCCGCTGCTGCTCGCCGACCGCAGTACCCTGCGCGCCCTGTTCCGTCGCCCGGCGGTGCTGCTCACCGCGGGCCTCATCGGCGCCGGCACCCTGGCGGCCGTCGCCTGGACGCTCGCGACCAACTCGCTCGCCAACGCGATCGCGCACCCGGAGGAGGCGCAGGCCTTCCCCCTCGTCGGCGCACCTCCGCTCACCGGCTTCTCGAACGTGCTGTTCGACACCGTCGAGTACGCGCACGGCCTGATCGGCCTCTTCGGCTGGCTCGACACACCCGCTCCCGGCATCGTGCTGTACGGCTGGGGTCTGGCGGTCGGCGCCATCGCGGTCGGTGCCCTGCTCGTGCTGCGCGGCCGGCGGCTGGCGGCCGCGATCGCGCTGATCGCCGCCTTCGTGCTGCTGCCGCCGCTGGTGCAGGCCGCGTACATCCACGGCGGCGGGATGATCTGGCAGGGCCGCTACGCCCTCCCGCTGTTCCTCTGCCTCGTCATCGGCGTCGCCGCCCTGCTCGCCGACCAGCCGTTCGCCGACGGCGCGGCGTGGCGACGACTGCGAGTGCTCGTGCTGATCGGTGCGGCGGGCGGACAGCTGTGGGCGTTCGCCGCGGCGCTGCGGCGCTATGCGGTCGGGTCGGCCGGCTCGCTGCACACCTTCCTGTTCGGCGATGCGGCGTGGGCGCCCGTCGGCGGCGTGCTGCCGGTGCTCCTCGCGACGACGGCCGTGATCGTGGTGGCGGCCCTCCTGCTGCTGCGGGCCACCGACCGCGAGGCCGATGCCCTGGTCATCGACCCGGCTGTCGCCCCTGCCGTCAGACCGGCTGCAGCAGATCGCGCAGCACGTCGAGCCATCCCCGGCTAG
- a CDS encoding DUF2142 domain-containing protein yields MSGGMRPFLAVWALLAMLSVCWAFATPISASPDEPAHLVRAASVARGEWVGTPSPDGHLVSVPGYVARTQQTTCFAFHPELSADCPAAAGAPQDDDTTTAATTAGLYNPVFYLAVGWPTLLLHDDSGIYAMRVVGALLTSLFAALAFAVLWRLPQRRAVVLGFAVGVTPALLFLGGSVNPNGLEATTTLAVFAAMIAAVLDPDPARLPRRAALVAVAGAVAVNTRGLSPLWVLLAIALPLILAGRDRFAELFRRRSTWIAAAVVVVATIAAAGWTFGSNSLLNSVENPESTPQSYPGTGTNPLSGFWVTLVRTIEYAHGVVGLFGWLDTPAPPEVFFVWAALVGALLLAAFTLLRGRRLAFAAAVLGLFVVLPPVLQAAYITGGGIIWQGRYAMPLFLCLVIGLAVVLGEVVRPDAAASWWRRLTAIVVVAIAASQFYSFENTLRRYAVGEDGSLKVFLLGAPPWSPPGGTLLWLALAAATTAAGAWLAIRALRRSEATVAAPAPETAVGDVPPKAQTQQP; encoded by the coding sequence GTGTCAGGGGGGATGCGCCCGTTCCTCGCGGTGTGGGCGCTGCTGGCGATGCTGTCCGTCTGCTGGGCCTTCGCGACCCCGATCAGCGCCTCGCCCGACGAGCCCGCCCACCTGGTGCGCGCCGCCAGCGTCGCCCGCGGCGAGTGGGTGGGAACGCCCTCCCCCGACGGTCACCTCGTCAGCGTGCCCGGGTACGTCGCGCGGACGCAGCAGACGACCTGCTTCGCCTTCCACCCCGAGCTGAGCGCCGACTGCCCCGCCGCGGCGGGGGCCCCGCAGGACGACGACACCACCACGGCGGCGACCACGGCAGGACTCTACAACCCGGTGTTCTACCTCGCGGTCGGCTGGCCGACCCTCCTGCTCCATGACGACTCCGGCATCTACGCCATGCGGGTGGTCGGTGCGCTGCTCACGTCGCTGTTCGCCGCGCTGGCCTTCGCGGTGCTGTGGAGGCTGCCCCAGCGCCGAGCGGTCGTGCTCGGCTTCGCCGTCGGGGTCACCCCGGCGCTCCTGTTCCTGGGCGGCTCGGTGAACCCCAACGGCCTGGAGGCGACCACCACCCTGGCCGTGTTCGCCGCGATGATCGCCGCGGTCCTCGACCCCGATCCCGCCCGCCTGCCGCGCCGTGCGGCCCTCGTCGCGGTGGCCGGAGCGGTCGCCGTGAACACGCGCGGCCTGTCGCCGCTCTGGGTGCTGCTCGCCATCGCCCTGCCCCTGATCCTCGCGGGCCGCGACCGCTTCGCCGAGCTGTTCCGGCGCCGCAGCACGTGGATCGCCGCGGCCGTCGTCGTGGTCGCCACGATCGCGGCCGCGGGCTGGACCTTCGGCAGCAACTCGCTCCTCAACTCCGTCGAGAACCCGGAGTCGACGCCGCAGAGCTACCCGGGGACGGGCACCAACCCGCTGAGCGGCTTCTGGGTGACGCTCGTCCGGACGATCGAGTACGCGCACGGCGTGGTCGGCCTGTTCGGCTGGCTCGACACGCCCGCACCGCCCGAGGTGTTCTTCGTCTGGGCGGCGCTCGTCGGCGCGCTGCTGCTCGCCGCCTTCACGCTGCTGCGCGGGCGCCGCCTCGCTTTCGCCGCCGCCGTGCTGGGACTGTTCGTCGTGCTGCCGCCCGTGCTGCAGGCCGCCTACATCACCGGCGGCGGCATCATCTGGCAGGGCCGGTACGCGATGCCGCTGTTCCTCTGCCTCGTCATCGGCCTCGCCGTCGTGCTGGGCGAGGTGGTGCGCCCCGACGCGGCCGCATCGTGGTGGCGGCGGCTCACGGCCATCGTGGTCGTCGCGATCGCGGCGTCGCAGTTCTACTCCTTCGAGAACACGCTGCGCCGCTACGCGGTCGGCGAGGACGGCTCGCTCAAGGTCTTCCTGCTCGGCGCCCCGCCGTGGAGCCCTCCCGGCGGGACCCTGCTCTGGCTCGCGCTCGCGGCCGCGACGACAGCCGCCGGCGCCTGGCTGGCGATCAGGGCGCTGCGGAGGTCGGAGGCGACGGTCGCGGCTCCTGCGCCGGAGACCGCGGTCGGGGACGTACCACCGAAGGCGCAGACACAACAGCCCTGA
- a CDS encoding DUF2304 domain-containing protein — protein MSITSYIFGILAALLTLGVVIEMLRRGRMRERHAIWWIIAGTLALLVGVFPVILDWFARLIGVGAPVNLVFFVSIAVLFLVCIQHSSELTTLESKSRTLAERSALQELRISQLEERVAQLTREKE, from the coding sequence ATGTCCATCACCAGCTACATCTTCGGCATCCTCGCCGCACTGCTCACGCTCGGCGTGGTCATCGAGATGCTGCGCCGCGGCCGCATGCGCGAGCGCCACGCCATCTGGTGGATCATCGCCGGGACGCTGGCCCTGCTGGTCGGGGTCTTCCCGGTCATTCTGGACTGGTTCGCCCGCCTGATCGGCGTCGGGGCTCCGGTGAACCTCGTCTTCTTCGTCAGCATCGCCGTGCTGTTCCTGGTCTGCATCCAGCACAGCTCCGAGCTGACGACCCTCGAGAGCAAGTCGCGCACGCTCGCCGAGCGCAGTGCCCTGCAGGAGCTGCGCATCTCGCAGCTCGAGGAGCGGGTCGCGCAGCTCACCCGCGAGAAGGAGTAG
- a CDS encoding glycosyltransferase family 2 protein, producing the protein MPFSLSDTLVVMPAFNEEESVAAVVAEVEAKLPGITVLVVDDGSLDRTAEVAKAAGARVASMPFNMGVGGAMRLGFQYAKENGFPVVVQVDADGQHDPDGVPSLLAALDEADLVIGARFSGQGDYEVKGPRRWAMTVLSRVLSRVVQSPLKDTTSGFKANGPKAVALFAHSFPAEYLGDTVEALVIAARAGLKVTQVPVTMRPRAAGQPSHNPIKAAVYLARAFVALLVALMRPRTALKETATA; encoded by the coding sequence ATGCCCTTCTCTCTCTCCGACACGCTCGTCGTGATGCCGGCCTTCAACGAGGAGGAGTCGGTCGCCGCCGTCGTCGCAGAGGTCGAGGCGAAGCTGCCCGGCATCACCGTGCTCGTCGTCGACGACGGCTCTCTCGACCGCACAGCCGAGGTCGCCAAGGCGGCCGGGGCACGCGTCGCCTCCATGCCGTTCAACATGGGCGTCGGCGGGGCGATGCGGCTGGGCTTCCAGTACGCGAAGGAGAACGGCTTCCCCGTCGTCGTGCAGGTCGACGCCGACGGACAGCACGACCCGGACGGCGTTCCGAGCCTCCTGGCGGCCCTCGACGAGGCCGACCTCGTGATCGGTGCGCGGTTCTCCGGCCAGGGCGACTACGAGGTGAAGGGCCCGCGCCGCTGGGCGATGACCGTGCTGTCTCGGGTGCTCAGCCGCGTCGTCCAGTCTCCTCTCAAAGACACGACGAGCGGCTTCAAGGCCAACGGACCGAAGGCGGTCGCGCTGTTCGCCCACTCGTTCCCCGCCGAGTACCTCGGCGACACGGTCGAGGCGCTCGTGATCGCCGCCCGCGCGGGCCTGAAGGTCACCCAGGTGCCCGTGACGATGCGCCCGCGCGCCGCCGGCCAGCCCTCGCACAACCCGATCAAGGCCGCGGTGTATCTGGCCAGGGCCTTCGTCGCCCTGCTGGTCGCGCTGATGCGCCCCCGAACGGCTCTGAAGGAGACGGCGACCGCCTGA
- a CDS encoding DUF2142 domain-containing protein yields the protein MSHQPTTAPQPADRVRRGVASGPWRVFLLAFGVLFLLMGAYSTATPQGASPDEPAHAMRAYAAAHGQLFGPDSRSVPGTIDLRVSTYFAQLESHMPCFKRDITQTPACVAPIAGEDRPATGHSSTAVSTPVFSLAVGWPTLVLDGAKGLYAMRLMSAALCSALLALAFVALRGLPRFRWATLALAAGVTPMTLFLSGTVNPNGLEVAATVAVFSLLVATFSAQTPRSVLAWRVAGIAVVSLLLVNTRMIALLWLLLALVAALLLSDRAVLRRVFRWWPAWVAVAVIGVVGAAVALFYLRPRPLTPAYQPTGAGSTWFEGFSWAADQTVSFMNGWIAQFGWMEIPVPAVSVAVWACVGGGLLLVGVTLGPVRLRIAALLIGLAIVLVPPFSQAAVVQVAGFIWQGRYTLAPAVMLLVLAGIGLDRALREPGEDRRTALLVRVMIVLLAVGQAGAFLWMLRRYVTGMTATTTWLDLVRAPLWQPPGGWFPVTLVAVLAAAAGAVLVDRAVRGGLRGGAQGGLGVPSVQGSVRE from the coding sequence ATGAGCCACCAGCCGACGACCGCTCCCCAGCCCGCCGACCGGGTCCGCCGGGGCGTCGCGAGCGGGCCGTGGCGCGTCTTCCTGCTGGCGTTCGGAGTCCTGTTCCTGCTCATGGGAGCCTACTCGACGGCCACTCCGCAGGGCGCGAGCCCGGACGAGCCCGCGCACGCCATGCGCGCATACGCAGCGGCTCACGGCCAGCTGTTCGGGCCCGACTCGCGCAGTGTCCCCGGCACCATCGACCTCCGGGTGTCCACCTACTTCGCCCAGCTCGAGTCGCACATGCCGTGCTTCAAGCGGGACATCACGCAGACCCCGGCCTGCGTCGCCCCCATCGCCGGAGAGGACCGTCCCGCGACCGGCCATTCCTCCACCGCTGTGAGCACGCCGGTGTTCTCCCTGGCGGTCGGCTGGCCGACGCTCGTGCTCGACGGCGCGAAGGGCCTGTACGCGATGCGCTTGATGAGCGCCGCGCTCTGCTCCGCGCTGCTGGCGCTCGCCTTCGTGGCGCTGCGCGGCCTCCCCCGGTTCCGCTGGGCGACGCTGGCGCTGGCGGCGGGCGTCACGCCGATGACCCTGTTCCTGAGCGGCACGGTCAACCCGAACGGGCTGGAGGTGGCGGCCACGGTCGCGGTCTTCTCGCTCCTGGTGGCGACCTTCTCGGCGCAGACCCCCCGTTCCGTGCTGGCGTGGCGGGTCGCGGGGATCGCCGTGGTCAGCCTCCTGCTCGTCAACACCCGGATGATCGCGCTGCTGTGGCTGCTGCTCGCGCTGGTCGCGGCGCTCCTGCTGTCGGACCGTGCCGTCCTCCGCCGCGTCTTCCGCTGGTGGCCCGCCTGGGTGGCCGTCGCCGTGATCGGCGTCGTGGGCGCCGCCGTCGCGCTGTTCTACCTGCGCCCCCGCCCGCTCACCCCCGCGTATCAGCCGACCGGCGCGGGCAGTACCTGGTTCGAGGGCTTCTCCTGGGCGGCCGACCAGACCGTCTCGTTCATGAACGGGTGGATCGCGCAGTTCGGCTGGATGGAGATCCCGGTCCCGGCGGTCTCCGTCGCCGTGTGGGCGTGCGTCGGCGGCGGACTGCTGCTCGTCGGCGTGACCCTGGGCCCTGTGCGGCTGCGCATCGCCGCCCTCCTGATCGGGCTCGCGATCGTGCTCGTGCCGCCGTTCTCGCAAGCGGCCGTGGTCCAGGTCGCCGGTTTCATCTGGCAGGGGCGCTACACCCTCGCACCCGCCGTCATGCTGCTCGTGCTCGCCGGGATCGGCCTCGACCGCGCGCTCCGCGAGCCCGGGGAGGACCGCCGCACCGCGCTCCTCGTGCGCGTCATGATCGTGCTGCTCGCCGTCGGCCAGGCGGGCGCCTTCCTCTGGATGCTGCGCCGGTACGTCACCGGCATGACGGCGACGACGACGTGGCTCGACCTCGTCAGGGCGCCGCTCTGGCAGCCGCCGGGCGGCTGGTTCCCCGTCACCCTGGTCGCCGTCCTGGCCGCCGCCGCGGGCGCTGTCCTGGTCGACCGGGCCGTGCGCGGCGGGCTGCGTGGCGGCGCGCAGGGCGGCCTGGGCGTGCCCTCCGTTCAGGGGTCCGTGCGAGAATAG